The following coding sequences lie in one Deinococcus aerolatus genomic window:
- a CDS encoding NAD(P)/FAD-dependent oxidoreductase, producing MKTLILGAGYAGLAVATKMKPFPGLETLLVEQNAFHTFETRLHEAAAHNTRVTLPLAPLLRGTGVELEQASVEGVDLDEREVTLKDGRVLTYDTLVVGLGSVTNFYRIPGLAENATELKQLSDADQIFNFVNRVYSGEYQGNRDIVVGGAGLTGVELVTELAQRAEMLSKARGLPPFNIYLVEAGPKILPVLDDALRNKAQRTLEDYGIHVMTGHRLMQATADSVTVQTADGEQKIIPAGKIIWTGGIQARDILKGSKLEKGPGGRVAVDEKLRAKGYPDVFVIGDMGLALNQEGKPVPTTAQHAGQQGRLTGKNVMRLAKGEEIENYEPTTLGEFVSLGGLMAVGWMKLPWNQKLAITGGIAHVMKRASEWRWRASID from the coding sequence ATGAAAACCCTGATCCTCGGTGCCGGTTACGCAGGTCTGGCCGTGGCCACCAAAATGAAGCCCTTTCCCGGTCTGGAAACCCTGCTGGTTGAGCAGAACGCCTTCCACACCTTCGAAACCCGTTTGCACGAGGCCGCCGCGCACAACACCCGCGTGACGTTGCCGCTGGCCCCGCTGCTGCGCGGCACCGGCGTGGAACTGGAGCAGGCCAGCGTGGAGGGCGTCGATCTCGACGAGCGCGAGGTCACCCTCAAAGACGGGCGCGTGCTGACCTACGACACGCTGGTGGTGGGCCTGGGCAGCGTAACCAACTTCTACCGCATTCCGGGGCTGGCCGAGAATGCCACCGAGCTCAAGCAGCTCAGCGACGCCGATCAGATCTTTAACTTTGTCAACCGGGTCTACAGCGGCGAGTACCAGGGCAACCGCGACATCGTGGTGGGCGGCGCGGGCCTGACCGGCGTGGAACTGGTGACGGAACTCGCTCAGCGCGCCGAGATGCTCAGCAAGGCGCGCGGTCTGCCGCCCTTCAACATCTACCTCGTGGAGGCTGGGCCCAAGATCCTGCCGGTGCTGGACGACGCCCTGCGCAACAAGGCGCAGCGCACGCTGGAGGACTACGGCATTCACGTCATGACCGGCCACCGCCTGATGCAGGCCACCGCCGACAGCGTGACGGTGCAGACCGCCGACGGCGAGCAGAAGATCATCCCGGCCGGCAAGATCATCTGGACCGGCGGCATTCAGGCCCGTGACATCCTCAAGGGCAGCAAGCTGGAAAAGGGTCCCGGCGGACGCGTGGCCGTGGACGAGAAGCTGCGGGCCAAGGGTTACCCCGACGTTTTCGTGATCGGCGACATGGGCCTGGCGCTGAACCAGGAAGGCAAGCCGGTGCCCACCACCGCCCAGCACGCCGGGCAGCAGGGCCGATTGACCGGCAAGAACGTGATGCGGCTGGCGAAGGGCGAGGAAATCGAGAACTACGAGCCCACTACCCTGGGTGAATTCGTGTCGCTGGGCGGCCTGATGGCCGTGGGCTGGATGAAACTGCCGTGGAATCAGAAACTGGCCATCACCGGCGGCATCGCCCACGTCATGAAGCGCGCCTCCGAGTGGCGCTGGCGGGCCAGCATCGACTGA
- a CDS encoding (2Fe-2S)-binding protein, protein MNVTVNVNGKPYTRDVEPRTLLVHFLRDDLLLTGTHVGCDTSQCGACTVHIDGHAVKSCTVLAVQADGMDVGTIEGLGTPGNLHPLQTGFWEKHGLQCGFCTPGMIMASAELLKHNPNPSEEEIRYHLEGNYCRCTGYHNIVKAVQHAAEIMAGGGEQGGQAADD, encoded by the coding sequence ATGAACGTGACAGTGAACGTCAACGGCAAACCCTACACCCGCGATGTGGAACCGCGAACCCTCCTCGTCCATTTTCTGCGCGACGATCTGCTGCTGACCGGCACCCACGTCGGGTGCGACACCAGCCAGTGCGGGGCCTGCACCGTGCACATCGACGGCCACGCGGTCAAGAGCTGCACGGTGCTGGCGGTGCAGGCCGACGGCATGGACGTGGGGACCATTGAGGGCCTGGGCACGCCCGGTAACCTGCATCCGCTTCAGACCGGATTCTGGGAAAAGCACGGCCTGCAGTGCGGTTTCTGCACCCCCGGCATGATTATGGCCAGCGCCGAACTGCTGAAGCACAACCCCAATCCCAGCGAGGAAGAGATCCGCTACCACCTGGAAGGCAACTACTGCCGCTGCACCGGCTACCACAACATCGTCAAGGCTGTGCAGCACGCGGCAGAGATCATGGCCGGCGGGGGAGAGCAGGGCGGACAGGCCGCGGACGACTGA
- a CDS encoding xanthine dehydrogenase family protein molybdopterin-binding subunit, whose protein sequence is MTGNESRTDKYFGQALKRKEDPRFITGAGNYTDDIVIPGMLHAAMVRSPYPHAKINGINKDSVLGMPGVVAVLTGQDVADAGIGSIPVGWLLPELKTPAHPAIALTEANHVGDIVAVVVAENRALAEDAAALLEVDYEPLPSVAFAGAAVAEGAPVVHDDVPGNVAFNWEIGDPVAVQEAFNVAHKTVKVRLKNQRLIPNAIEPRASLAQFTPSSGEYLLYTTSQNPHIHRLILAAFVMNIPEHKLRVISPDVGGGFGSKIFQYQEEVIMLLAARLMGRPVKWTARRSEAFVSDMQGRDHETETEMAVDENGKMLALRVNTLANLGAYQTLFAPAVPTYLYGTLCNGVYKFPAVHVKVQGVMTNTVPVDAYRGAGRPEATYAVERTVDAMAHALGEDPAEFRRKNFIQPEDFPYQTPVALVYDSGDYEPALDMALNMMKYPDLRAEQARMKGGNKILGVGVISYVEACGLAPSALVGQLGAQAGQWESSLVRVYPTGKVELFTGSHSHGQGHETAFPQIAADELQIPIEDIDLVHGDTGRMPYGWGTYGSRSAAVGGSALKVALQKITAKAKKIAAHLLEASEEDVEHEGGVFRIKGAPDQSKTFFDVALMAHLAHSLPDGMEPGLEATAFYDPKNFVYPFGTHIAVVEIDTDTGKVDLRNYGCVDDCGPLINPLIVEGQVHGGIAQGAGQALWEEGAYDEEGNLLAATYMEYTMPRADDLPMFQIDHTVTPSPHNPLGVKGIGESGTIASSSAVANAVLDALWHECGIEHMDMPYTAEKVWNAIRDSRGAQGQAADD, encoded by the coding sequence ATGACCGGCAACGAATCCAGAACAGACAAGTATTTCGGCCAGGCCCTCAAGCGCAAGGAGGACCCGCGCTTCATCACCGGCGCGGGCAACTACACCGATGACATCGTGATTCCAGGCATGCTGCACGCCGCGATGGTCCGCAGCCCGTACCCGCACGCGAAGATCAACGGCATCAACAAGGACAGCGTTCTGGGCATGCCCGGCGTGGTCGCGGTGCTGACCGGACAGGACGTGGCCGACGCGGGCATCGGCAGCATTCCGGTGGGCTGGCTGCTGCCCGAACTCAAGACGCCCGCGCACCCGGCGATTGCGCTGACCGAGGCCAATCATGTGGGCGACATCGTGGCCGTCGTGGTGGCCGAGAACCGTGCGCTGGCCGAGGACGCCGCCGCTCTGCTGGAAGTGGATTACGAGCCGCTGCCCTCGGTGGCCTTTGCTGGGGCCGCAGTGGCCGAGGGCGCGCCTGTCGTTCACGACGATGTGCCGGGCAACGTGGCCTTCAACTGGGAGATCGGTGATCCGGTGGCCGTGCAGGAAGCCTTCAACGTGGCCCACAAGACAGTCAAGGTCAGGCTTAAGAACCAGCGACTGATCCCCAACGCCATCGAGCCGCGGGCCTCGCTGGCGCAGTTCACGCCCTCCAGCGGCGAGTACCTGCTGTACACCACCTCGCAGAACCCGCACATTCACCGCCTGATTCTGGCGGCGTTCGTCATGAACATCCCCGAACACAAGCTGCGCGTGATCAGCCCGGACGTGGGCGGGGGCTTTGGCTCCAAGATCTTCCAGTACCAGGAAGAGGTGATCATGCTGCTGGCCGCCCGCCTGATGGGGCGCCCGGTCAAGTGGACGGCGCGCCGGAGCGAGGCTTTCGTCAGCGACATGCAGGGCCGCGACCACGAGACCGAGACCGAGATGGCCGTGGACGAGAACGGCAAGATGCTGGCCCTGCGTGTGAACACTCTGGCGAACCTGGGCGCGTACCAGACGCTGTTTGCTCCGGCCGTGCCCACCTACCTGTACGGCACCCTGTGCAACGGCGTGTACAAGTTCCCGGCGGTGCACGTGAAGGTGCAGGGCGTGATGACCAACACGGTGCCGGTGGATGCCTACCGCGGCGCGGGCCGCCCCGAGGCCACCTACGCCGTCGAGCGCACCGTGGACGCGATGGCCCACGCGCTGGGGGAAGACCCTGCCGAGTTCCGCCGCAAGAACTTCATCCAGCCCGAGGACTTCCCGTACCAGACCCCGGTGGCCCTCGTCTACGACAGCGGCGACTATGAACCGGCGCTGGACATGGCCCTGAACATGATGAAGTACCCGGACCTGCGTGCCGAGCAGGCCCGCATGAAGGGGGGGAACAAGATTCTGGGCGTGGGCGTCATCAGCTACGTGGAAGCCTGCGGCCTCGCGCCGTCGGCCCTGGTGGGGCAACTGGGCGCGCAGGCCGGGCAGTGGGAAAGCAGTCTGGTGCGGGTGTACCCCACCGGCAAGGTTGAACTGTTCACCGGATCGCACAGCCACGGACAGGGCCACGAGACGGCCTTCCCGCAGATCGCCGCCGATGAGCTGCAGATTCCCATAGAGGACATTGACCTCGTCCACGGCGATACTGGCCGGATGCCCTACGGCTGGGGCACCTACGGCAGTCGCTCGGCGGCAGTGGGCGGCAGCGCCCTTAAAGTCGCGCTGCAGAAGATCACCGCCAAGGCCAAGAAGATCGCCGCGCACCTGCTGGAAGCTTCCGAGGAGGACGTGGAGCACGAAGGCGGGGTGTTCCGCATCAAGGGCGCGCCGGACCAGTCCAAGACCTTCTTCGACGTGGCGCTGATGGCCCACCTGGCCCACAGCCTGCCCGACGGCATGGAGCCGGGGCTGGAGGCCACCGCCTTCTACGATCCCAAGAACTTCGTGTACCCCTTCGGCACGCACATTGCCGTGGTGGAAATTGACACCGACACCGGCAAGGTGGATCTGCGCAACTACGGCTGCGTGGACGACTGCGGGCCTCTGATCAATCCCCTGATCGTCGAGGGTCAGGTGCACGGCGGCATTGCCCAGGGCGCAGGTCAGGCGCTGTGGGAGGAAGGGGCCTACGACGAGGAAGGCAACCTGCTGGCTGCCACCTACATGGAATACACCATGCCGCGCGCCGACGATCTGCCGATGTTCCAGATTGACCACACCGTGACCCCCAGCCCGCACAACCCGCTGGGCGTCAAGGGCATCGGCGAGTCCGGCACGATTGCCAGCAGCTCCGCCGTCGCCAACGCAGTGCTAGACGCGCTGTGGCACGAGTGCGGCATTGAGCACATGGACATGCCCTACACCGCCGAGAAGGTTTGGAATGCCATCCGGGATTCGCGTGGAGCGCAGGGACAGGCCGCAGACGACTGA
- a CDS encoding FAD binding domain-containing protein translates to MYPANFDYQKAASVDDALKAMADNPDLKVIAGGHSLLPAMKLRLAQPPALLDIFNLEELKGISEDGDFYVVGAMTTHADVLRSKLPLFPEVAGWVGDPMVRNRGTIGGSLAHADPSADYPAAALATGAEFVIRGMGGERTVGADEMFVGMFESAVQPGELLTHIRIPRGITASVYEKYRHPASHYAIVGVAMARHADGQIRAAYTGAAEKAARLPTLEERLNAGQNAGTGLVEGADMLGDRFASAEYRSHLVDVLSDRAARRLG, encoded by the coding sequence ATGTATCCAGCCAATTTCGATTATCAGAAAGCCGCCAGCGTCGATGACGCCCTCAAAGCCATGGCCGACAACCCTGACCTCAAGGTCATCGCCGGGGGGCATTCGCTGCTGCCCGCCATGAAACTGCGGCTGGCCCAGCCGCCCGCCCTGCTGGACATCTTCAATCTGGAAGAGCTGAAAGGCATTTCAGAAGACGGCGATTTCTACGTGGTGGGCGCGATGACCACGCACGCCGACGTGCTGCGCAGCAAGCTCCCCCTGTTCCCTGAAGTCGCGGGCTGGGTGGGCGATCCGATGGTCCGCAACCGGGGCACCATCGGCGGCTCACTCGCCCACGCTGACCCCAGCGCGGATTACCCGGCGGCAGCGCTGGCAACGGGCGCGGAGTTCGTTATTCGCGGCATGGGCGGGGAGCGCACCGTGGGCGCCGACGAGATGTTCGTGGGCATGTTCGAGAGCGCGGTGCAGCCCGGCGAACTGCTGACCCACATCCGCATTCCCCGGGGCATCACGGCCAGCGTGTACGAGAAATACCGGCATCCGGCCAGCCATTACGCGATTGTGGGGGTAGCCATGGCCCGTCACGCGGACGGCCAGATTCGCGCGGCCTACACCGGCGCGGCGGAAAAGGCGGCGCGGCTGCCCACACTTGAAGAGCGCCTGAATGCCGGTCAGAACGCCGGGACCGGACTGGTCGAGGGCGCGGACATGCTGGGTGACCGCTTCGCCAGCGCCGAGTACCGGTCGCATCTGGTGGACGTGCTGTCGGACAGGGCGGCCAGGCGCCTGGGCTGA
- a CDS encoding amidase translates to MPISPEFPDPQRAWAYRPSQPLAGAAGGPLSGLTFSVKDLYGVPGWPLTASTRAPVSDVGESVLVRRLLGLGASAVGKTHLHEIALGITGMNGYGSTTHPHDPDRVPGGSSSGAAVSVALGQADFALGTDTGGSIRVPAAWCGVAGYKPSKGHPDWSTQGVLPLSWTCDHAGPLARDLGTVVRVQEALTGRPIAPQDWTGVRVGLWLPDGWTDGAVRDATLAFAAGLERRGATVTPVHLPEMLDAYSPIVLSEAARVHAQALRLADPGFQPFTLSALRQGAALGAGEVQAAFDRREDYAWLLNGLFTAFDVLLAPAVPTPPPLIGQDDVEVGEGTLPLRRAVLRLTAPFSLLGTPTVSLPTTTPFVGVQLVGQHGDDDRLLGLGLAWEAGA, encoded by the coding sequence ATGCCGATCTCTCCAGAGTTTCCGGACCCCCAGCGGGCCTGGGCCTACCGTCCTTCCCAGCCACTGGCGGGCGCGGCTGGCGGGCCGCTGTCGGGCCTGACCTTCAGCGTCAAGGACCTGTACGGCGTTCCCGGCTGGCCGCTGACCGCCAGCACCCGCGCCCCGGTGTCGGACGTGGGCGAGAGCGTGCTGGTGCGCCGGCTGCTGGGGCTGGGCGCGTCGGCTGTGGGCAAGACCCACCTGCACGAGATTGCGCTGGGCATCACCGGCATGAACGGCTACGGCAGCACCACGCACCCGCACGATCCGGACCGCGTGCCGGGCGGCAGCAGCAGCGGCGCGGCGGTCAGCGTGGCGCTGGGGCAGGCCGACTTTGCGCTGGGGACGGACACGGGCGGCAGCATTCGCGTGCCGGCGGCGTGGTGCGGCGTGGCCGGCTACAAGCCCAGCAAGGGCCACCCGGACTGGAGCACCCAGGGGGTCTTGCCGCTGTCGTGGACCTGTGACCACGCCGGCCCGCTGGCGCGTGACCTGGGCACGGTGGTGCGGGTGCAGGAGGCGCTGACCGGGCGCCCGATTGCGCCGCAGGACTGGACCGGCGTGCGCGTGGGCCTGTGGCTGCCGGATGGCTGGACCGATGGTGCGGTGCGGGACGCGACGCTGGCCTTCGCCGCCGGGCTGGAGCGGCGCGGGGCCACCGTCACGCCCGTCCATCTGCCTGAAATGCTGGACGCCTATTCGCCCATTGTCCTGAGCGAGGCGGCCCGCGTTCATGCCCAGGCCCTGCGGCTGGCCGATCCCGGCTTCCAGCCGTTCACGCTCTCGGCCCTGCGCCAGGGGGCCGCCCTGGGTGCCGGGGAGGTGCAGGCGGCCTTTGACCGCCGTGAGGACTATGCGTGGCTGCTGAACGGCCTGTTCACCGCCTTCGATGTCCTGCTGGCCCCCGCTGTGCCCACCCCGCCCCCGCTGATCGGGCAGGACGACGTGGAGGTGGGGGAGGGGACCCTGCCGCTGCGCCGCGCTGTGCTGCGTCTCACGGCGCCGTTCAGCCTGCTGGGCACGCCCACCGTGTCGCTGCCCACAACCACACCCTTTGTCGGGGTGCAACTGGTTGGGCAGCACGGAGACGATGACCGCCTGCTGGGGCTGGGGCTGGCGTGGGAGGCCGGGGCGTGA